CACACTGGGACACGGTCCCCTGGAGCTGACCACTTTCATTTCCTCCAAAAAGGTTGACGCGAATATTGTTGCGGATACAAGTATGTCGGCAGATAATTTTTCTTTCTCTTCCCTCCAGACAAGTGGTTACCACAGTACATTATCGGAACTATCGGACCGGAAGGTACTTCGCCAGACAGTTTTCGGAGGAAATCTCCGGTATTCAGGAAAGAAGCTTAAAACAGGTATCACAGGGGTCAGTACCTCCTATGATCTCCCTTCCGGCCGGGAACTTGCACTGTATAATCAGTACACTTTTAACGGCTCACAAACCTGGAGTGCCGGGGCAGATTATTCCTGGGTGCACCGCAATATGAATTTCTTCGGAGAGATGGCAACAAACGAGAGCGGCGGGTTTGCCATGGTCCACGGGATGCTTGCCGTTGCCGATCCGCGTTTTTCCTTTTCAGCAGTTTACCGGCATTATTCCCGCGGATATCATTCTGTTTTTTCAAATCCTGTGTCGGAGAGCAGTACAGCGGCCAACGAATCCGGTGTTTATCTGGGGGTGAACATTCGTTTACGAAAAGATCTGAGTCTGAGTGGTTACTACGACCAATTCCGTTTCCCTTGGCTAAAATACCAGGTGAGTGCCCCGTCCGCCGGTTATGAAATCACCGCGCAATTCAGCTGGCAACCCATAAAAAAGACAGAATTATATATTCGTTTCCGCCACAGGGAAACGGAGAAGGACGAATCATCGGGAACGCTGGACGCCCCGGAACGACATCAACAAGAGAATATCCGTATGAATCTTGTTCACATGCTGAGCCGCTCGCTGAGCATTAAAACACGTATTGAATTCATACGGCTGCTGTCCGCATCCCGGGCCTTATCAGAGAACGGATTTGTGATCGCGCAGGATGTTTTATGGAAGCCCATTGGAAGCAGGTGGTCGGTTGCCGCCCGATACGCCCTTTTTGATACGGACAGTTACGACACCCGCGTATATATCTATGAAAATGACCTTCCCGGATCATTCTCCATTCCTGCCTTGTATGGAAACGGAAGCCGCACGTACCTGAATATTTCCTGCGATCTGAGCCGTTACATTGAAATCCTCGGACGTTTTTCCCAGACCTGGTATTCGGACCGGGAGATAATCAGTGAAGGAAGTCTGACCCAAATCAGCGGTAACACGAAATCTGAAGCGCGACTGATGCTCCGGGTGAAATGGTAAGCAGGAGAGTTTATGAACATCACTTCTCATATACGTGAAACCGTAAAAATTGCCGTTCCGATCTGCATCAGCAACTTCGGACATATGGCCGTTTCCGTTGCCGACACTGCTTTCGTAGGAAGGATCGGAAGTACAGAACAGGCAGCTATTTTGCTGGCGAACACTCCGTATATTCTGGCATTGGTATTCGGTATTGGCGTTTCCTACGGAATTACACCGCTGGCAGGAGAGGCGCATGTTAAACAAGATCACGCGCTCAATGCCTCACTGCTCAAAAACGGCATTATTCAGAATCTTCTGCTGGGGTGCTTGTTATTCGGCCTGCTGCTGGCTGCCTCACCACTCCTTCGTTACATGAACCAGCCGCCGGAGGTGGTAGACAAGGCGATTCCATTTCTCAATGTGCTGATGCTTTCACTCATTCCGTTGAGTGTGTTCTCCGCATGTAAGCAGTTTGCGGAAGGCCTCAGCGATACACGTATGGCCATGGTTATTACCGTTGTATCCAACCTTTTGAATATCGCATTGAATTATATTTTCATTTTCGGAAAACTCGGCATGCCCGCAATGGGAATGATGGGCTCAGCATGGGCAACCTTTACCTCGAGGGTGATCATGGCCGCATGGATGTACCTGTATGTTTACTATCACCCCTCGTACAGCATTTACGGGAAAGGGGGTCTATTCTCTCTTTCGCTTTCCTTAAAAATCTTCCGCCTGGGCGCAGGCACCGGCCTTCAGTGGCTTTTTGAGGTGGGCGCATTCAGCCTTGCCGCGGTAATGGTAGGATGGAT
Above is a genomic segment from Bacteroidia bacterium containing:
- a CDS encoding MATE family efflux transporter, yielding MNITSHIRETVKIAVPICISNFGHMAVSVADTAFVGRIGSTEQAAILLANTPYILALVFGIGVSYGITPLAGEAHVKQDHALNASLLKNGIIQNLLLGCLLFGLLLAASPLLRYMNQPPEVVDKAIPFLNVLMLSLIPLSVFSACKQFAEGLSDTRMAMVITVVSNLLNIALNYIFIFGKLGMPAMGMMGSAWATFTSRVIMAAWMYLYVYYHPSYSIYGKGGLFSLSLSLKIFRLGAGTGLQWLFEVGAFSLAAVMVGWIGVKEMAAHQIALSWAAISYMIASGLSAAASVRVANGVGLNDTLFSRRAAFTAWYLGVALMGCAALLFLLGGKMLAAILSPDPAVTDLAASLLVIAAVFQLSDGSQVIGLGALRAVKDVTVPTVITLVAYWLIGIPCSWWMGIKLGWGIHGIWYGLSIGLTLAAILLFWRFHHLTEGGKAQRNQ